A window from Culex pipiens pallens isolate TS chromosome 3, TS_CPP_V2, whole genome shotgun sequence encodes these proteins:
- the LOC120418164 gene encoding LOW QUALITY PROTEIN: TP53-binding protein 1-like (The sequence of the model RefSeq protein was modified relative to this genomic sequence to represent the inferred CDS: substituted 2 bases at 2 genomic stop codons), protein MDAESTVAEKIVPPNNGSGETTDPAVLKEKAAEELKSAASLKGGGGEETTATPEAVPIEKDDLLERLEKIDTSSPATTTTSATTTKETGDGSSAATNDVDMENDDLIQRLEAIEKGEAEESATPTSSSKKEEDKKEDDLSPAEANHQNGLDKPDEDELLEEKMEVDGAVAAEDKKEESSVSEKTTNGSSSADHDTQAASSAKRRHSEDEELEPSSKKVHVEEDAKKPETVPAEEKKEEPVVEXEKPDSVPEEKSEPEPVVEEKPKQEDKPAVEESVKAEEEPPKEPEIVEEPPKEEEKVPEKEAVVDSAKELVGESKEDEKTATEEKPLEESAPPPEPDPVEEPDSKEEEAVETPALETAPEEKKEEKPEEMDSVPEKKDEPVPEPAVEEKKPEEPKKDTKPVEEEAKADEVVAESAEKEEVAVESKDKSEEKMEEVAVESTEKSDEKTEEVRESVEEAKQEPAASTEKVEPVDVETEKETKPEPVPAEDKVEALPDTEPKSESESQPEEQPTSSSPAEAKETTDDAAISSSSEPKETAEASPAEAETVTSSDEKPAAEPEKVVDSTPEAAAPVPTQAEPQADEAMEVDAVEPVVEASTAVEVSETPCAKKEAYQCTEKEEEKKEDTTPKEVPAAEPEKASATEEDEQMEVDSAAVAPSQSKSDGDVTEGMNTSSEELIITLAKEGDAAEKEENVVDFASETNNTTTTVSALDKNVDAEEVPPAPAADESKVLDDSIESSLPTSSSDKMADRLKQRLDLISNGSSTPNAAVSSSNVYNSTPIQKQFEISSENVSKITRPSVDNSHQEDEEEHNAIVADNSTAVDEKEAVASTSAAVAAKEPEPKKDAPETSKELAASSVKEESSLKSSESSEVDSCTASSALNTAEETNLYASNARKFNGISSTSGSELDDKSAVQTPANVTTTAASTTTTTTAANKLDLTQALTSEDALYEVSVWFDGAELQFLSVEKVIENKLAAPGLAGSTQDLTGIDSSKQSSNGSVGSLGPYQLPSARPAADSHSSATDSSGTISSQSKAPLSKVKHTVRGAKALASLMIEEFTKIKRALSKDDELSDAELDQSSSNAKTPKTTAKKGGRGQKRTRTESEAEEDSKSKQASSKSAKKQKPDTPVPAEPEPPVNQDDWLCCMARWSDRKYYAGKVTGYKGDNKYMVLFEDGASKALSKDVIVIGDKDTLPIVGHAVHALTGGDTYEAGFVDEVKRNETTNEVSYVVRIGEGTVEVTASDLYLNEEQAKXINRAYKAAEGGADDPMQSPSASGKRGSTTNTPILQTPDEATAAGGGEKGSRSTRSKRGGDKPQTPVTPEAGYSGGVGKGKGRRGRSKAQPSATGQPGNGPVSISESSDVSDTLEEDMPAPPSPGPDLESVDGVQPELQRTQKESEIRKMYLVAEYLGNGNGHTLEDVLGPLPGSKTVFRNKHFILTCTIPPKGICSTPDKDDMRNKYRKFSLVPFVKEHLRLQIEMGGGKVYDHFEDIPKAKYKQCKLIAPHPSATAKYVQCLAVDVPAVSHEWIIECCRTLTFLDYKPFALPAGWSFLEERYIRWNCGRGVELRSTVNPFVGYCINIASLNKDFTEFWSRVCKMAGGTVRLIKAEADLTPNLSGFMLTDQEFPEDIKLRATRYGLQIVSTVWVVQSLIVGRVCQPDSHEKLTQIYQDDDY, encoded by the exons ATGGATGCAGAATCGACCGTGGCGGAGAAGATCGTTCCGCCGAACAATG GTTCCGGTGAAACGACGGATCCGGCCGTGCTAAAGGAGAAGGCCGCCGAAGAACTCAAGTCAGCGGCATCGCTCAAGGGCGGAGGTGGCGAGGAGACCACCGCAACACCGGAAGCTGTCCCAATTGAGAAGGACGACCTGCTGGAGCGTCTGGAGAAGATCGACACCTCGTCACCCGCGACCACGACCACCAGCGCCACCACCACCAAGGAAACCGGCGACGGCAGCTCGGCGGCCACAAACGACGTTGACATGGAAAACGACGATCTGATCCAGCGGCTGGAGGCCATCGAAAAGGGGGAAGCGGAAGAGTCTGCGACGCCGACTTCTTCTTCCAAGAAAGAGGAGGACAAGAAGGAAGACGATCTTTCTCCGGCGGAGGCAAACCACCAGAACGGGTTGGACAAACCTGACGAGGACGAACTGCTCGAGGAAAAGATGGAAGTTGACGGCGCAGTAGCAGCGGAAGACAAGAAGGAAGAATCTAGCGTGTCGGAAAAGACGACGAACGGATCGTCATCGGCAGACCATGACACGCAGGCGGCAAGTTCGGCCAAACGGCGCCACTCCGAGGACGAAGAGCTTGAGCCGTCGAGCAAGAAGGTTCACGTCGAAGAGGACGCCAAGAAGCCGGAAACGGTGCCCGCCgaagagaaaaaagaagaaCCTGTTGTGGAGTAGGAGAAGCCGGATTCTGTGCCGGAGGAGAAATCCGAACCTGAACCGGTTGTAGAGGAAAAGCCCAAGCAAGAAGATAAGCCAGCTGTCGAAGAAAGCGTCAAAGCAGAGGAAGAACCGCCAAAGGAGCCGGAAATCGTGGAGGAACCGCCTAAGGAGGAAGAGAAAGTGCCGGAAAAGGAGGCCGTCGTTGACAGTGCTAAGGAGCTTGTTGGCGAATCGAAGGAGGATGAAAAGACCGCGACCGAAGAGAAGCCTTTAGAAGAGTCTGCACCTCCTCCAGAACCCGATCCTGTTGAAGAGCCAGATTCCAAAGAGGAAGAAGCTGTCGAAACCCCAGCCCTCGAAACTGCTCCTGAAGAGAAGAAAGAAGAGAAGCCTGAGGAAATGGATTCTGTTCCGGAGAAGAAAGACGAGCCGGTGCCGGAACCCGCTGTCGAAGAGAAGAAGCCGGAAGAGCCCAAGAAAGACACGAAGCCGGTTGAAGAGGAAGCGAAAGCGGACGAGGTAGTCGCTGAATCTGCGGAGAAGGAAGAGGTCGCCGTTGAATCTAAGGACAAATCAGAAGAAAAGATGGAAGAGGTTGCCGTTGAATCTACAGAAAAGTCGGATGAAAAGACGGAGGAGGTTCG GGAATCTGTCGAGGAAGCTAAACAGGAGCCAGCTGCTTCAACGGAAAAGGTCGAACCAGTTGACGTCGAAACTGAGAAAGAGACCAAACCCGAGCCGGTTCCAGCTGAAGACAAAGTCGAAGCCCTTCCCGACACGGAACCAAAATCGGAATCGGAATCCCAGCCAGAGGAACAACCCACAAGTTCGTCACCTGCCGAAGCGAAGGAGACAACCGACGACGCCGCCATCAGTTCCTCATCGGAACCGAAAGAAACGGCTGAAGCCAGCCCGGCAGAGGCAGAAACCGTTACGAGCTCGGACGAGAAGCCTGCTGCCGAGCCGGAAAAGGTTGTAGATTCCACACCGGAGGCAGCCGCCCCAGTGCCAACTCAGGCCGAACCGCAGGCCGATGAAGCGATGGAAGTTGACGCCGTCGAGCCAGTTGTGGAGGCGTCCACGGCCGTCGAAGTTTCCGAGACTCCCTGTGCCAAGAAGGAGGCCTATCAGTGCACCGAAAAGGAGGAGGAGAAAAAGGAGGACACCACCCCGAAAGAGGTTCCAGCAGCTGAACCAGAGAAGGCCTCCGCCACGGAAGAGGATGAGCAAATGGAGGTAGACTCCGCGGCCGTCGCGCCGTCCCAGAGCAAATCCGACGGAGATGTTACGGAAGGCATGAACACAAGCAGCGAGGAACTGATCATAACTCTTGCCAAGGAGGGAGACGCAGCGGAGAAGGAGGAAAATGTCGTCGATTTCGCGAGTGAAACGAACAACACAACCACGACGGTGTCGGCCCTGGACAAAAATGTGGACGCCGAGGAGGTGCCGCCGGCGCCGGCCGCCGATGAGTCCAAGGTGCTGGACGACAGCATCGAGAGTTCGCTTCCCACGTCCAGCTCGGACAAAATGGCCGACCGGTTAAAGCAGCGGTTGGATTTGATCTCGAACGGAAGCAGCACACCGAACGCGGCCGTCAGCTCGAGCAACGTGTACAACTCGACCCCGATCCAGAAACAGTTCGAAATCAGCTCGGAGAACGTGAGCAAGATTACGCGACCCTCGGTAGACAACAGCCACCAGGAGGACGAGGAGGAGCACAACGCCATCGTGGCGGACAATTCAACGGCCGTGGACGAAAAGGAAGCGGTTGCGTCTACCTCGGCGGCTGTTGCAGCGAAGGAGCCGGAGCCCAAGAAGGATGCTCCCGAAACGAGCAAGGAGTTGGCTGCCTCGTCGGTAAAAGAAGAAAGCAGTCTGAAGTCGTCGGAATCGTCGGAGGTCGATTCGTGTACAG CTTCCTCGGCGCTGAACACCGCAGAGGAGACCAACCTGTACGCCAGCAACGCCCGCAAATTCAACGGAATCTCCTCCACGTCAGGATCCGAGCTAGACGATAAATCTGCCGTGCAGACGCCAGCAAATGTGACGACCACTGCAGCCTCGACCACAACGACAACCACCGCCGCCAACAAGCTTGACCTCACCCAGGCCCTGACTTCCGAGGATGCGCTGTACGAGGTCAGCGTATGGTTCGACGGAGCGGAGTTGCAGTTCTTGTCGGTGGAGAAGGTGATCGAGAACAAGCTGGCAGCGCCCGGTTTGGCTGGTTCAACTCAAGATCTGACCGGAATCGACTCGTCAAAGCAGTCCTCCAACGGTAGCGTGGGCAGTCTTGGTCCGTACCAGCTGCCTTCGGCGAGACCGGCCGCCGATTCACACTCAAGCGCAACGGACAGTTCGGGGACAATCTCCAGCCAGTCGAAGGCGCCACTATCCAAGGTTAAGCACACCGTCCGAGGGGCCAAGGCGCTGGCATCGTTGATGATCGAAGAGTTCACCAAGATCAAGCGGGCACTCAGCAAGGATGACGAACTATCGGACGCCGAACTGGACCAAAGCAGTTCCAACGCGAAGACGCCCAAAACCACCGCCAAAAAGGGTGGTCGAGGACAGAAGCGAACCCGCACCGAGTCCGAAGCCGAAGAAGACTCCAAGTCGAAGCAAGCCTCCTCGAAGAGCGCCAAGAAGCAGAAACCGGACACACCCGTACCTGCCGAGCCGGAACCGCCAGTGAACCAGGACGATTGGTTGTGCTGTATGGCACGGTGGTCCGACCGAAAGTACTATGCCGGCAAGGTCACAGGTTACAAGGGAGACAACAAGTACATGGTGCTGTTCGAGGACGGCGCCTCGAAGGCCCTCTCCAAGGACGTCATCGTGATCGGCGACAAGGACACGCTCCCGATCGTCGGACACGCCGTACACGCGCTCACCGGGGGCGACACCTACGAGGCCGGTTTCGTCGACGAGGTCAAGCGGAACGAAACCACCAACGAAGTGTCGTACGTGGTCCGGATCGGCGAGGGCACCGTCGAGGTGACCGCCTCCGACCTCTACCTAAACGAGGAGCAGGCCAAGTAAATCAACCGGGCATACAAGGCCGCCGAAGGGGGCGCGGACGATCCGATGCAGTCGCCGTCGGCCAGCGGCAAGCGGGGCAGCACGACAAACACGCCGATTCTGCAGACGCCGGACGAAGCGACCGCCGCGGGTGGTGGCGAAAAGGGTTCGCGGTCGACGCGGAGCAAACGCGGCGGGGACAAGCCACAGACGCCGGTCACGCCCGAGGCTGGTTACTCGGGTGGCGTGGGCAAGGGCAAGGGACGGCGCGGTCGAAG TAAAGCCCAACCGTCTGCCACGGGCCAACCTGGCAACGGGCCCGTCTCGATATCCGAATCGAGCGACGTGTCGGACACGCTCGAGGAGGACATGCCCGCCCCACCCAGCCCGGGACCCGACCTCGAGTCGGTGGACGGCGTCCAGCCGGAGTTGCAGCGCACCCAGAAGGAGTCGGAGATTCGAA aaatgtaccTTGTCGCAGAATACCTGGGCAACGGAAACGGACATACGCTGGAAGACGTGCTGGGGCCACTGCCCGGAAGCAAAACTGTGTTTCGGAACAAACACTTCATTTTGACTTGTACCATTCCACCGAAGGGAATCTGTAGTACTCCG GACAAGGACGACATGCGGAACAAATATCGGAAGTTCAGCTTGGTACCGTTCGTGAAGGAACACCTGCGACTGCAGATCGAAATGGGCGGCGGCAAGGTGTACGACCACTTTGAGGACATTCCCAAGGCAAAGTACAAGCAGTGCAAGCTGATCGCGCCCCATCCCTCGGCGACGGCCAAGTACGTCCAGTGTCTTGCCGTGGACGTTCCG GCCGTTTCGCACGAGTGGATCATCGAGTGCTGTCGAACGCTCACCTTCCTGGACTACAAACCGTTCGCCCTGCCCGCCGGTTGGTCCTTTCTCGAGGAACGCTACATTCGCTGGAACTGCGGCCGAGGCGTCGAGCTCCGATCGACGGTCAATCCGTTCGTGGGCTATTGTATCAACATCGCCAGCCTCAACAAGGACTTTACCGAGTTTTGGAGCCGGGTGTGCAAAATGGCCGGCGGAACGGTGCGACTCATCAAGGCCGAAGCGGACCTCACGCCGAACCTGTCCGGCTTCATGCTGACCGACCAGGAGTTTCCCGAGGATATCAAACTGCGAGCCACCCGGTACGGGCTGCAGATCGTCTCGACGGTGTGGGTCGTGCAGAGTTTGATCGTGGGCCGAGTCTGCCAGCCCGATAGCCACGAGAAGCTAACGCAAATCTACCAGGACGATGACTATTAG